In one Candidatus Caccoplasma merdavium genomic region, the following are encoded:
- a CDS encoding multidrug efflux SMR transporter, with protein sequence MNWIILLLAGLFEVSLTFCLGKTRAASGIGFYLWGSGFLASTILSMALLAKAVQTLPLGTAYAIWTGIGAVGTVLIGIFVFKEPATPIRLFFLFTLIASLIGLKVVSY encoded by the coding sequence ATGAATTGGATAATCTTATTGTTGGCAGGATTGTTTGAAGTAAGCCTTACATTCTGCTTGGGGAAAACGAGGGCGGCATCGGGTATTGGATTCTATCTGTGGGGAAGCGGGTTCCTTGCTTCCACCATACTGAGCATGGCTTTGCTTGCCAAGGCGGTGCAGACGTTGCCTTTGGGTACGGCATACGCCATCTGGACAGGCATCGGGGCGGTCGGCACGGTCTTGATAGGAATATTCGTTTTCAAGGAACCTGCCACTCCCATCCGGCTTTTCTTCCTGTTCACGCTCATTGCTTCCTTGATAGGATTGAAAGTCGTGTCATACTGA
- a CDS encoding MFS transporter, whose translation MKYELRENQGIPAPLLALMAVATGLSVANCYYNQPLLGSMAKDFAVNDFSASMVATLTQIGYVTGLVFVIPLGDLVSRKKLILTNYIVSACALLAISLAPNIYWVWGASLLAGASSVMPQFFIPLVSYHSAPAHKVRNVGIIQSCLLIGILGSRVFSGFLADVWGWRSVYFVACVFMLGCFLMIYKMLPVLSARSQESYAGLMKSLLRLLSQYPYLRIASLRAALAYGSFFALWSCLAFRMKQEPFFADDDIIGALGLCGLAGASTVVFISGYIQKYGVRFFSIVGGCVILAAWLLAFFGNDSYLWMIVAILLIDAGMQCIHLSNQTSVVALDASAINRVNTVYMTIYFLGGSAGTFVSGLFWQHYGWAGVVGVGVAFTVASLFVNCFQPRLHKDECSIF comes from the coding sequence ATGAAGTATGAATTGAGGGAGAACCAAGGCATTCCGGCACCTCTGCTGGCTCTGATGGCGGTCGCTACCGGACTTTCCGTCGCCAACTGCTACTACAACCAGCCTTTGTTGGGCAGCATGGCAAAAGACTTCGCGGTAAACGACTTTTCTGCCAGCATGGTAGCGACATTGACCCAGATAGGCTATGTGACCGGACTTGTATTTGTCATCCCGCTTGGTGATCTGGTTTCACGAAAGAAGCTGATATTGACCAATTATATCGTTTCTGCGTGCGCCTTGCTTGCCATATCCCTTGCCCCGAACATCTATTGGGTGTGGGGCGCATCCTTGCTTGCCGGCGCATCTTCGGTCATGCCGCAGTTCTTCATCCCGTTGGTGTCTTACCATTCAGCACCTGCACACAAGGTGCGCAATGTGGGCATTATACAATCCTGCTTGCTCATAGGCATTCTCGGCTCGCGGGTGTTCAGTGGCTTTCTGGCTGATGTGTGGGGATGGCGTTCCGTCTATTTCGTGGCTTGCGTGTTTATGCTCGGATGTTTTCTGATGATTTACAAGATGCTGCCCGTGCTGTCTGCCCGCTCTCAAGAAAGTTATGCAGGGCTGATGAAATCCTTGTTGCGTCTGCTCTCCCAATACCCGTACTTGCGTATCGCGTCGCTGAGGGCGGCATTGGCTTATGGCTCGTTCTTTGCGTTGTGGAGTTGCCTTGCTTTCCGGATGAAGCAAGAGCCATTCTTTGCGGATGACGATATTATCGGGGCACTCGGTTTGTGCGGATTGGCAGGTGCGTCTACGGTTGTATTCATTAGCGGCTATATCCAGAAGTACGGCGTAAGGTTCTTCTCCATTGTCGGGGGATGTGTTATCTTGGCTGCATGGTTGTTGGCATTTTTTGGAAATGACAGCTACTTGTGGATGATAGTTGCCATCCTGTTGATTGATGCCGGTATGCAATGCATCCATTTGTCAAATCAGACCAGCGTAGTCGCCCTTGACGCATCTGCCATCAATCGTGTCAATACCGTTTATATGACCATTTACTTCTTGGGCGGTTCTGCTGGTACGTTCGTTTCAGGTCTGTTTTGGCAACATTACGGATGGGCAGGCGTGGTAGGAGTAGGAGTTGCCTTTACCGTGGCTTCCTTGTTCGTTAATTGCTTCCAACCAAGACTGCATAAGGATGAATGCTCAATATTCTGA